The following are encoded in a window of Solidesulfovibrio magneticus RS-1 genomic DNA:
- a CDS encoding AAA family ATPase: MRLSKYKVNKFRSVKETEWIEIDQLACFVGVNESGKTNLLLPLWKFNPADDATKIDLLLDYPRDEYFEVEANGEIRKKEPFIEVLFKLNETELKSFSKKYEKYLAQSSGEDDQAEAGAEVAGRIVFTDYLLIKKNYNEDFYIYLSNDKGELLSEELEDVVGKDIFNVICEAMPRFVYYSEYGNLDSDLYLPRVIDDLGRIDALTGKERMKARTLKVLFGHLKLDPKEILDLGRETVPNNDPRQKAQPQIEKESRNKQERFAKVTSAASRLTAQFKAWWTQGDYIFHFNADGEYFRILVSDIERPAPIELESRSKGLQWFFSFFLVFLSESEENHKDCVLLLDEPGLSLHPNAQTDLIRFFERLADKNQLIYTTHLPFLVDHNNLDKVKAVYTEKGMTKASNDISRADKEKKAIQPVNAAIGITASQSLLVGCDIIIVEGVSDQFYLTMIKNHLVAKGKLQPKKEMVFIPVGGAKAVRPVVSIIQGGRSSLPVALLDSDKTGKQFQESLKQSLYKSAQGKVLDCDTFSHKIGSEIEDLIPLGLLVDSFDRIFRTEDGLQEDAIDPGKPVIPQFEDFARDNQLSLDLGWKVELSKRIKHKFDGNVDDALEEQWINLFKAFEQS, encoded by the coding sequence ATGCGTCTTTCTAAATATAAAGTAAATAAATTCCGTTCTGTCAAAGAAACTGAATGGATCGAAATTGATCAACTTGCTTGTTTTGTTGGCGTTAACGAATCAGGCAAGACAAACCTGCTTTTGCCGTTATGGAAGTTTAATCCTGCTGACGACGCGACGAAAATTGATCTTTTGCTGGATTATCCTCGAGATGAATATTTTGAGGTTGAAGCTAATGGCGAGATCAGAAAAAAAGAGCCTTTTATTGAGGTGTTATTCAAACTTAATGAGACAGAGTTGAAGTCTTTTTCAAAGAAATATGAAAAGTATCTCGCTCAATCATCGGGAGAGGACGATCAAGCTGAGGCCGGCGCAGAAGTTGCCGGCAGAATAGTTTTTACTGATTATCTTCTTATCAAGAAAAATTATAATGAAGATTTCTATATCTATCTTTCAAACGACAAAGGAGAGTTGTTGTCCGAAGAGCTAGAAGATGTTGTCGGGAAAGACATTTTTAACGTGATATGTGAAGCGATGCCCCGTTTTGTTTATTACTCAGAGTATGGTAATTTAGATTCTGACCTCTACCTTCCCCGCGTAATTGACGATCTTGGTCGTATCGATGCTTTAACTGGCAAAGAACGAATGAAAGCTCGTACCTTAAAGGTTCTCTTTGGACATCTTAAGCTCGATCCAAAAGAGATTCTTGATCTAGGACGAGAAACTGTCCCTAACAATGATCCTCGACAAAAAGCGCAACCTCAAATTGAAAAAGAGTCTAGAAACAAACAAGAGCGCTTTGCCAAGGTCACATCTGCGGCTTCCCGCCTGACGGCACAGTTCAAGGCGTGGTGGACTCAGGGTGATTATATTTTTCATTTTAATGCCGACGGTGAATACTTTCGAATTCTTGTAAGTGATATTGAACGCCCCGCTCCGATTGAACTCGAATCCCGCAGCAAAGGGCTTCAGTGGTTCTTTAGCTTTTTTTTGGTTTTTCTTTCTGAAAGTGAAGAAAATCATAAGGACTGTGTTTTGCTTCTGGATGAACCGGGCCTTAGCCTACACCCAAATGCACAGACAGATTTGATCCGCTTTTTTGAACGCCTCGCAGACAAAAACCAATTGATTTATACGACGCACCTCCCTTTTCTTGTTGACCATAACAACTTAGACAAAGTGAAGGCAGTGTACACTGAGAAAGGCATGACGAAAGCGTCTAATGACATAAGTCGTGCGGATAAAGAAAAAAAAGCAATACAGCCGGTCAATGCTGCTATAGGCATAACTGCTTCACAAAGCTTGCTCGTTGGCTGTGATATTATAATTGTCGAAGGAGTTTCTGATCAATTCTATTTAACGATGATCAAAAATCATCTTGTTGCAAAGGGTAAGCTCCAACCTAAAAAAGAGATGGTATTTATCCCCGTCGGCGGAGCCAAAGCAGTGAGGCCTGTAGTTTCCATAATTCAGGGGGGACGATCCTCTTTGCCTGTTGCTCTTCTGGATTCAGACAAGACAGGGAAACAATTTCAAGAAAGTTTGAAGCAAAGTTTGTACAAAAGTGCGCAGGGGAAGGTGCTCGATTGTGACACTTTTTCCCACAAAATCGGGTCTGAAATAGAGGATTTAATTCCGCTAGGCCTGCTTGTTGACAGCTTTGACAGGATATTCAGAACAGAAGATGGCTTGCAGGAAGATGCTATCGATCCAGGAAAACCAGTTATTCCGCAGTTTGAAGATTTTGCGCGAGATAATCAACTGTCTTTAGATTTAGGGTGGAAGGTTGAATTAAGCAAGCGCATTAAACACAAGTTTGACGGCAATGTTGACGATGCCCTTGAGGAACAATGGATTAATTTATTTAAGGCTTTCGAACAGAGCTAG
- a CDS encoding HAD family hydrolase, which produces MPLYSIHGQASLEVRHLVLDYNGTMATDGTLVPGVAERVRELNLPPHELSVHVITADTMGTAQRQLEGLPCDLSILGPAEQDKAKLDFIQGLGSAQTVAIGNGQNGHLMLAVAALGIAVIGEEGAAAQTILASRVVCRDILSALDLLLKPKRLIATLRC; this is translated from the coding sequence ATGCCGCTCTATTCCATACACGGCCAGGCTTCTCTTGAGGTTCGCCACCTGGTGCTTGATTACAACGGCACCATGGCTACGGACGGGACGCTTGTGCCCGGAGTCGCCGAACGAGTGAGGGAACTTAACCTTCCACCGCATGAACTTTCGGTCCACGTGATCACCGCCGACACCATGGGCACGGCCCAGCGCCAGCTTGAGGGTTTGCCGTGTGATCTTTCCATTCTTGGCCCGGCGGAGCAGGATAAGGCCAAGCTGGACTTCATTCAGGGCCTTGGGAGTGCGCAGACAGTCGCCATCGGCAACGGGCAAAACGGTCACCTCATGCTGGCCGTAGCCGCCTTGGGCATTGCGGTCATTGGCGAGGAAGGGGCGGCAGCCCAGACCATCCTGGCGTCACGCGTGGTGTGCCGTGACATTCTCTCCGCCTTGGATCTGCTGCTTAAACCCAAGCGCCTCATCGCCACCTTGCGATGCTGA
- a CDS encoding MucR family transcriptional regulator: MEEYIQSALEIVKAQASARPMTEEEIISMVKSVAKGIAAVSTGQIATIDADAAAPAMDPKKAIKEASITCLECGKSFKVITKKHLASHGLTSEEYKAKYGYKKTQALACKSLARERRTKMKDMKLWERRTKAKAE; encoded by the coding sequence ATGGAAGAGTATATTCAGAGCGCCCTTGAAATCGTGAAGGCCCAGGCTAGCGCTCGGCCGATGACGGAAGAAGAAATTATCAGCATGGTCAAGTCCGTCGCCAAAGGGATCGCTGCTGTCAGCACCGGTCAAATCGCTACCATTGATGCCGATGCTGCCGCACCCGCCATGGACCCTAAAAAGGCCATCAAGGAAGCATCCATCACCTGCCTTGAGTGCGGCAAGTCCTTCAAGGTCATCACCAAGAAGCACTTGGCCTCCCATGGCCTCACCTCCGAGGAATATAAGGCAAAATACGGCTATAAGAAGACCCAGGCCTTGGCTTGCAAGTCTTTGGCCCGGGAACGCCGCACCAAGATGAAGGACATGAAACTCTGGGAGCGGCGGACCAAGGCCAAAGCCGAATAG
- a CDS encoding HU family DNA-binding protein produces MNKGELIKAVGEKYNLDYEFAVDFVNLFFDSIRQALNNEDRVEIRGFGSFAVKKYNGYTGRNPKTGVTVEIKPKKLPFFKPGKDFKEYLNRK; encoded by the coding sequence ATGAACAAGGGCGAGCTGATCAAAGCAGTTGGCGAGAAGTATAATCTCGACTATGAATTTGCCGTTGACTTTGTAAACTTATTTTTTGACTCTATCAGACAAGCTTTAAATAATGAAGATCGTGTTGAAATCCGTGGATTTGGTTCATTTGCGGTAAAAAAATATAATGGTTATACAGGTAGAAATCCTAAAACTGGGGTTACAGTGGAGATAAAACCCAAAAAACTTCCATTTTTTAAACCTGGCAAGGATTTTAAAGAATATCTTAATCGTAAGTAG
- a CDS encoding DUF5131 family protein gives MNKTKIDWTDCTWNPTTGCTKISAGCANCYAELMAKRCKLMGLKKYRNGFDLTLHPDMLDKKLSYREPKMIFVNSMSDMFHKEIPLEFIDEVFTYMRRAPQHIFQVLTKRGDRLEELSPYLFWHDNIWMGLTVENEQALSRIDNLRTTPAIVRFVSIEPLLGPLPALNFEGINWVIVGGESGPKARPMDLDWVRPIRDKCIEMNIPFFFKQKGGFRKQEGYNILDGQVWHQFPPNHIK, from the coding sequence ATGAACAAAACAAAGATTGATTGGACTGATTGTACATGGAACCCGACAACTGGATGCACAAAGATAAGTGCTGGATGCGCAAATTGCTATGCGGAATTAATGGCTAAAAGATGCAAGCTGATGGGCCTGAAAAAATATCGAAACGGTTTTGATCTGACGCTGCATCCCGACATGTTGGATAAAAAGTTGAGTTACCGAGAGCCAAAGATGATATTCGTAAATTCTATGTCGGACATGTTTCACAAAGAAATTCCGCTTGAATTTATTGATGAAGTTTTTACGTATATGCGACGCGCTCCTCAACATATTTTCCAAGTGTTGACAAAACGAGGCGATCGACTGGAAGAATTGTCCCCCTATTTGTTTTGGCACGACAACATATGGATGGGCTTGACCGTCGAAAACGAGCAGGCGTTAAGTCGGATTGATAACCTGCGAACAACTCCAGCAATTGTACGTTTTGTTTCCATTGAACCACTCCTTGGTCCACTTCCAGCCCTGAACTTCGAAGGCATCAATTGGGTTATCGTCGGTGGCGAATCAGGTCCCAAAGCTCGTCCGATGGACTTGGACTGGGTTCGTCCAATTCGAGATAAGTGCATCGAAATGAACATACCATTCTTTTTTAAACAAAAAGGCGGGTTCAGAAAACAGGAAGGTTATAACATCCTTGATGGCCAAGTTTGGCACCAGTTTCCGCCTAACCATATAAAATAG